In a single window of the Neodiprion virginianus isolate iyNeoVirg1 chromosome 1, iyNeoVirg1.1, whole genome shotgun sequence genome:
- the LOC124310111 gene encoding uncharacterized protein LOC124310111 isoform X1: MVYLESDEGVWHHHYWVISLGAMLSFVGFLVSCVCGCRRDENKSELGGLAGMVTITHSDNEGFNRLPTTDIAHPISQDTTDAGKRTSSANRSLPDIPKDGTTVEAGRLETVPQDVIYEANEVMCDPSVLYATVEEKNSRRSDVRRGARELEETSLQSAQIEQDSMSPYTRLKNPGSKNDEHPYAQVQSVQKTEATQLNRNNVGHLVDTSLPSSSSSSSSCNHTSANPIAPPRARKSSSHNSLISSDPLPDIQAATAITGGVHANQDLPYMTPPILMPLPEPPQLNHHEERQQHFSGDSHDSKGYTSISVREPLANILAQTKAAQQERQQQRGLTDPHYATVSDDSDEMYAAIDEQEKVYTSGSETYAQIQPMVLDSVRVQQNEQIHSMQPLHVDDLYASAPQPPSVDSLRHVAHAHSRQASSSSATSSVANLGSPKPEKRQANSPLPPPPETMSDVYASVEKRGSKEDRLRASISSGKSLEDMYAKVMKKKRDIDDEQLDIPTMSSNNHHEENPVLNRKHSLIEVSRTSWSSHDSIEFQRKDLELSNFAVRNSSTNCPTESEGNLLKLALKQNEADASKSGSDPGYEAVNVNRKSSIVRTVSDTDPNYEVLRPQFSRVSKNLNSVTQNNGIDVALMYSSPYKHRQISNASSEDPGYEKVRMRRRIDLDQDTDSEPNYESMPHDPGEPNYASVCRPGDSDTDPNYESVSQSDPNYESVKYLTVSQNEDPPYEQVNNYKSNINLDDYEMVRNKNEGDPNYEKIKMSHSTNLAHDGETDDEQYIHV; the protein is encoded by the exons ATGGTATATCTCGAATCAGATGAGGGCGTGTGGCATCACCACTATTGGGTCATCTCGCTTGGAGCCATGCTTTCTTTCGTTGGATTTCTGGTTAGCTGTGTATGCGGCTGTCGCCGCGACGAAAACAA GAGCGAGCTTGGGGGGCTTGCGGGTATGGTAACAATCACCCACTCTGACAATGAAGGTTTCAACAGGCTGCCAACCACAGACATCGCGCATCCCATCTCGCAGGACACAACCGATGCTGGAAAAAG GACGAGCAGTGCAAACAGAAGTTTGCCAGATATTCCAAAAGATGGAACGACGGTCGAAGCTGGTCGACTTGAAACAGTACCTCAAGATGTTATCTATGAGGCTAACGAGGTTATGTGCGATCCATCCGTCCTTTATGCAACtgttgaggaaaaaaactCTCGGCGAT CAGATGTCAGGAGAGGAGCAAGAGAACTTGAAGAAACTTCTCTGCAAAGTGCACAGATTGAACAAGATTCAATGTCTCCGTATACGAGACTGAAGAATCCTGGATCTAAGAATg ACGAACACCCTTATGCCCAGGTGCAAAGCGTTCAAAAGACTGAAGCTACGCAACTAAACAG GAATAACGTTGGCCATTTAGTAGATACTAGTCTTCCatcgtcttcgtcgtcgtcgtcatcatgTAATCATACGAGTGCCAATCCTATCGCCCCGCCAAGAGCTCGAAAATCGTCTTCTCATAATTCGTTAATAAGCTCTGATCCTCTTCCGGATATTCAAGCTGCAACTGCTATCACTGGTGGAGTTCATGCCAATCAAGATTTACCTTACATGACGCCACCTATACTCATGCCTCTCCCTGAACCACCACAGCTAAATCATCACGAGGAGAGGCAACAGCACTTCAGTGGAGATTCTCACGATTCCA agGGTTACACAAGCATAAGTGTAAGGGAACCCTTAGCAAACATACTCGCGCAAACAAAAGCTGCACAGCAAGAACGTCAACAACAACGTGGATTAACTGACCCTCATTATGCTACAGTTTCGGATGATTCAG ATGAAATGTATGCAGCAATTGATGAACAAGAGAAGGTATACACAAGTGGAAGTGAAACCTATGCTCAAATACAGCCGATGGTACTTGATTCAGTTAGGGTGCAGCAAAATGAGCAAATACATTCAATGCAGCCATTGCATGTGGATGATTTGTACGCGTCAGCGCCTCAACCTCCAAGTGTTGATAGTCTCAGACATGTGGCACATGCTCATTCTAGACAAG CATCATCATCAAGTGCAACCAGTTCAGTTGCTAACCTTGGCTCTCCAAAACCTGAAAAACGTCAAGCAAATTCTCCACTGCCACCACCACCAGAGACGATGTCAGACGTTTATGCATCTGTTGAGAAACGAGGCTCTAAAGAAGATCGCTTAAGAGCCAGTATTTCCTCAGGGAAATCCTTAGAAGATATGTATGCTAAAGTAATGAAGAAGAAGCGAGACATTGATGATGAGCAATTGGATATACCAACAATGAGTAGCAACAACCACCACGAGGAAAACCCAGTTTTAAATAGAAAACATAGCCTTATTGAAGTCAGTCGAACGTCGTGGTCAAGCCATGATTCTATAGAATTTCAAAGAAAGGACTTGGAATTATCCAATTTTGCCGTGCGTAATAGCAGTACAAATTGTCCGACTGAGAGTGAAGGAAATTTGCTAAAACTTGCATTAAAACAGAACGAAGCTGACGCAAGTAAGTCTGGTTCAGATCCAGGTTACGAGGCAGTTAATGTTAACCGAAAAAGTAGCATAGTTCGAACTGTCTCAGACACCGATCCAAATTATGAAGTGTTGCGGCCACAATTTTCCAGGGTCAGTAAAAATCTAAATTCCGTAACGCAGAACAATGGAATTGATGTAGCCCTTATGTATTCTTCGCCATATAAACACAGGCAAATCAGTAATGCAAGCAGCGAGGATCCTGGCTATGAAAAAGTTCGGATGCGGCGCAGAATTGATTTGGATCAAGATACAGATTCAGAACCGAATTATGAAAGCATGCCCCATGACCCTGGGGAGCCAAATTATGCCTCTGTCTGTCGGCCAGGTGACAGCGATACAGACCCCAATTACGAATCTGTTAGTCAAAGCGACCCAAATTACGAAAGTGTCAAGTATTTGACTGTCAGCCAAAATGAAGATCCACCTTACGAGCAAGTGAACAATTATAAAAGCAATATCAACCTTGACGATTACGAAATGGtgcggaataaaaatgaaggtGACCCTaactatgaaaaaataaaaatgagccATTCAACGAATCTTGCACATGATGGTGAAACCGATGATGAGCAATATATTCATGTCTGA
- the LOC124310111 gene encoding uncharacterized protein LOC124310111 isoform X2: MVYLESDEGVWHHHYWVISLGAMLSFVGFLVSCVCGCRRDENKTSSANRSLPDIPKDGTTVEAGRLETVPQDVIYEANEVMCDPSVLYATVEEKNSRRSDVRRGARELEETSLQSAQIEQDSMSPYTRLKNPGSKNDEHPYAQVQSVQKTEATQLNRNNVGHLVDTSLPSSSSSSSSCNHTSANPIAPPRARKSSSHNSLISSDPLPDIQAATAITGGVHANQDLPYMTPPILMPLPEPPQLNHHEERQQHFSGDSHDSKGYTSISVREPLANILAQTKAAQQERQQQRGLTDPHYATVSDDSDEMYAAIDEQEKVYTSGSETYAQIQPMVLDSVRVQQNEQIHSMQPLHVDDLYASAPQPPSVDSLRHVAHAHSRQASSSSATSSVANLGSPKPEKRQANSPLPPPPETMSDVYASVEKRGSKEDRLRASISSGKSLEDMYAKVMKKKRDIDDEQLDIPTMSSNNHHEENPVLNRKHSLIEVSRTSWSSHDSIEFQRKDLELSNFAVRNSSTNCPTESEGNLLKLALKQNEADASKSGSDPGYEAVNVNRKSSIVRTVSDTDPNYEVLRPQFSRVSKNLNSVTQNNGIDVALMYSSPYKHRQISNASSEDPGYEKVRMRRRIDLDQDTDSEPNYESMPHDPGEPNYASVCRPGDSDTDPNYESVSQSDPNYESVKYLTVSQNEDPPYEQVNNYKSNINLDDYEMVRNKNEGDPNYEKIKMSHSTNLAHDGETDDEQYIHV, encoded by the exons ATGGTATATCTCGAATCAGATGAGGGCGTGTGGCATCACCACTATTGGGTCATCTCGCTTGGAGCCATGCTTTCTTTCGTTGGATTTCTGGTTAGCTGTGTATGCGGCTGTCGCCGCGACGAAAACAA GACGAGCAGTGCAAACAGAAGTTTGCCAGATATTCCAAAAGATGGAACGACGGTCGAAGCTGGTCGACTTGAAACAGTACCTCAAGATGTTATCTATGAGGCTAACGAGGTTATGTGCGATCCATCCGTCCTTTATGCAACtgttgaggaaaaaaactCTCGGCGAT CAGATGTCAGGAGAGGAGCAAGAGAACTTGAAGAAACTTCTCTGCAAAGTGCACAGATTGAACAAGATTCAATGTCTCCGTATACGAGACTGAAGAATCCTGGATCTAAGAATg ACGAACACCCTTATGCCCAGGTGCAAAGCGTTCAAAAGACTGAAGCTACGCAACTAAACAG GAATAACGTTGGCCATTTAGTAGATACTAGTCTTCCatcgtcttcgtcgtcgtcgtcatcatgTAATCATACGAGTGCCAATCCTATCGCCCCGCCAAGAGCTCGAAAATCGTCTTCTCATAATTCGTTAATAAGCTCTGATCCTCTTCCGGATATTCAAGCTGCAACTGCTATCACTGGTGGAGTTCATGCCAATCAAGATTTACCTTACATGACGCCACCTATACTCATGCCTCTCCCTGAACCACCACAGCTAAATCATCACGAGGAGAGGCAACAGCACTTCAGTGGAGATTCTCACGATTCCA agGGTTACACAAGCATAAGTGTAAGGGAACCCTTAGCAAACATACTCGCGCAAACAAAAGCTGCACAGCAAGAACGTCAACAACAACGTGGATTAACTGACCCTCATTATGCTACAGTTTCGGATGATTCAG ATGAAATGTATGCAGCAATTGATGAACAAGAGAAGGTATACACAAGTGGAAGTGAAACCTATGCTCAAATACAGCCGATGGTACTTGATTCAGTTAGGGTGCAGCAAAATGAGCAAATACATTCAATGCAGCCATTGCATGTGGATGATTTGTACGCGTCAGCGCCTCAACCTCCAAGTGTTGATAGTCTCAGACATGTGGCACATGCTCATTCTAGACAAG CATCATCATCAAGTGCAACCAGTTCAGTTGCTAACCTTGGCTCTCCAAAACCTGAAAAACGTCAAGCAAATTCTCCACTGCCACCACCACCAGAGACGATGTCAGACGTTTATGCATCTGTTGAGAAACGAGGCTCTAAAGAAGATCGCTTAAGAGCCAGTATTTCCTCAGGGAAATCCTTAGAAGATATGTATGCTAAAGTAATGAAGAAGAAGCGAGACATTGATGATGAGCAATTGGATATACCAACAATGAGTAGCAACAACCACCACGAGGAAAACCCAGTTTTAAATAGAAAACATAGCCTTATTGAAGTCAGTCGAACGTCGTGGTCAAGCCATGATTCTATAGAATTTCAAAGAAAGGACTTGGAATTATCCAATTTTGCCGTGCGTAATAGCAGTACAAATTGTCCGACTGAGAGTGAAGGAAATTTGCTAAAACTTGCATTAAAACAGAACGAAGCTGACGCAAGTAAGTCTGGTTCAGATCCAGGTTACGAGGCAGTTAATGTTAACCGAAAAAGTAGCATAGTTCGAACTGTCTCAGACACCGATCCAAATTATGAAGTGTTGCGGCCACAATTTTCCAGGGTCAGTAAAAATCTAAATTCCGTAACGCAGAACAATGGAATTGATGTAGCCCTTATGTATTCTTCGCCATATAAACACAGGCAAATCAGTAATGCAAGCAGCGAGGATCCTGGCTATGAAAAAGTTCGGATGCGGCGCAGAATTGATTTGGATCAAGATACAGATTCAGAACCGAATTATGAAAGCATGCCCCATGACCCTGGGGAGCCAAATTATGCCTCTGTCTGTCGGCCAGGTGACAGCGATACAGACCCCAATTACGAATCTGTTAGTCAAAGCGACCCAAATTACGAAAGTGTCAAGTATTTGACTGTCAGCCAAAATGAAGATCCACCTTACGAGCAAGTGAACAATTATAAAAGCAATATCAACCTTGACGATTACGAAATGGtgcggaataaaaatgaaggtGACCCTaactatgaaaaaataaaaatgagccATTCAACGAATCTTGCACATGATGGTGAAACCGATGATGAGCAATATATTCATGTCTGA